The sequence below is a genomic window from Ignavibacteriales bacterium.
GCGATACAAGAATGACTTTCTACAATATCCTGTTTGCGCCTACAACTATAATCGATGGCAGGATGCGACCGATATCAAGTGATTCTATAAAAATAAAGGACAGTATAAACACAAGACTTCAGATACCACGCCAGTTTGAAATGACAGTGACAAAAAGTATCGTAGATTCAGTTTATTCGACAACTGTGACAATCGAGACACTTGATGGCGCCGGTATAAATTTTACAAATCTTGTTCTGCACACTGTTGTAACAGAACAGGAAATTGAATTTGCAAATCCGCCCGGCAGCAACGGCGAAACAAAATTTTATGATGTTATGAGAGAAATGCTTCCAAATTTTTCAGGTGAAGTTATTTCTAATATTAATCAGCCGGGAGTTTTTACTTTTAACCGTAGTTTTACATTAAGCGGAAGCAAAGCATCCTGGGATAAAACGAAATTGCATACGGTAGCGTTTATACAGGACAGAGTCACAAGAGAAGTTTATCAGGCAGTATCAACGCATTAGTGTGGTTGATACAATGGAATTAACTAACATAATTCATTAAATAAAACCGGAGAGAAACATGAAAAATAAATTTACTTTCATCTCTTCTATTCTTGCAATTATACTTTTACTGGTGGTTTCTACAGATTTAAAATCACAAACACAAAGAAATCCTGTGCTTGAGGAATGTACAGGCACCTGGTGTCAGTGGTGCCCTTGTGGTCATGATATTATTGAATCGATTACGCAATCGATGCCTAATGCTGTGGTTTTATGTTATCATGGTCCTGCAAACACTCCAAGTGACCCATGGTCAACTTTCCAGGGAAATGATATTATAGGTATGCTTTCAATGTCATCATACCCTACCGGTGTAATTGACAGAACCGGACCTCCACAATCAAGAAGTGCCTGGGCTGGATTAATGGCAGCTCGTTTATCTGTTCCGGCAACTGTAAGTATAGATCTTCAGAGATCATATAACAGGATAACCCGCGAACTTAGCGCAAATGTTGATGTTTCAGCTTTGGTAGATCTTACCGGCGAATACAGAATGAATATTATACTACTTGAAAATGGTTTGGTTTACCCTCAAACAGGAAATGGTTCCTGTCCCGGAGCTTCAGATTATGTTCACGATCATGTTGTTCGTTCAATTATTAATGGATCAACCGGTGATGAATTAAATGGTACAAATCCATGGCCTACAGGAACTGTTCATGGCAAAAGTGTACAGTATACAGTACCAGCTGGTATTAATCCTGATAGTTGCGATCTTGCTGTACTCGTATATAAAGTGGCTTCACCTTTTTATACCAGTGAAATACAGCAGGCAGAAAAATATGTTTTAATTCCGCCCGATTACGTAGCTACAATATCTTCAACAAGTCCTGATGTTATGGGAACAAGTACAACCCCGGTTCAATTCACAACCATTCTTCATAACGAAGGATTAATGAACGACGTTTATGATATCGGCGCTCTTCTTTCTGCCCCAACTGGATGGACCGGTGAATACACAACAGTTAACGGTACATTCCCCTTCGGTACTGTTGATAGTGTCGCAATTGCTTCCGGTGATTCTACAGAAATCACTAT
It includes:
- a CDS encoding Omp28-related outer membrane protein, giving the protein MIKKFFPLFLLFTFFGCKTNPPVEPVVPINPTQSGKVYVQGNVTGALIYVDGLSTGVLTPDTITTSAGDRVIHLEKEGYIPQDNDVTVIANSTVVLSYDLKLQKTILLEDFANVSCIPCVASNKIIEALTRVTYGHSKLIAIKYPTNFPGPNDPFYLASKPNCDTRMTFYNILFAPTTIIDGRMRPISSDSIKIKDSINTRLQIPRQFEMTVTKSIVDSVYSTTVTIETLDGAGINFTNLVLHTVVTEQEIEFANPPGSNGETKFYDVMREMLPNFSGEVISNINQPGVFTFNRSFTLSGSKASWDKTKLHTVAFIQDRVTREVYQAVSTH